gacacataaaaatattggcgaaggtgggcccaagagggctacccatagccataccatcaacttgtttaaacaacttgccatcaaaattaaaatgagtgtcaatcactgcaagttcaagtaattttttaaaatcagacttattaaaaccgtgatataagtcgtttggaaaaataaaaagtttatttaaaattatttcaatggtttcttgcaagggcacgttcgtaaaaagtgattcaacatcatagctaaccatataattacacttgttttgagtggtgatttcaggtatcagagaggcagaatttggcagcgtatattcatttgaggtaagttggtgaattataagcagttattttcctctggttcctcttatggtatattgtatggtttacctaaaattcataaagaaaatgttccactcagaccaattttagctgcttataattcaccaaattttaatattgccaaatttcttgtgcctcttttaagatacttttctcttagttaatatttttatctccatattttacttgtaactgtgtttataatttcaattttaattttgactgtctttttttgtattttatatatttttactgagttttgcctataatgttttatatgtccattttagccttgataatgggatgagtcctgaaacgtcggcaccaataaattgaaagatgttatccagactattcgtcctcctttttattatatatatatatatatatatatatatatacatatacatatacatatacatatacatatacatatacatatacatatacatatatatatatatatatatatagggtttgctacgtttcggcgtagcccatttaaCGTCGCCGCTTCGGCGTAgacgattctccatcagaaaactagcagcactattcggcgtaaCCGTTTAGGCGTCAGATTATTTCGGtttctttgttttttaaaacactcagtgacttatttatttatttatgtatggatgTTTAAAAAATGATgtcaataaaaatctttaattgaaaaaaaaaataaaaattttattcactaagagtataaaggatcctattaaaacaagaatggaataatgaatattaaaaactttaaattgaaaatattgtattacaaaattaaaactatgcaaagattttttaaccttaggaattaattcttcatttcgtaattatgagcaatacgCTTCAGGAATAAATCAATAGGCTTTAATGACTCAACTTCCATtactatttctttttattctttcatcagcatctctatatttctttatgttttgggaggtggatatatatatatatatatatatgaatatttacacacacatatatatatatatatatatataaatatatatatatatatgaatatttacacacatatatatatatatatatatatgtatgtatgtatgtatgtatgtatgtatgtatatatatatatatatatgtatgtatgtatgtatgtatatatatatatatatatacatatatataagtatatatatatatatatatatatgtatatatatatgttcatatatatatatgtatatatatagatttatatatatatatatatatatatagatatatatatagatatagatatatatatatatatatatatattttacacagcaggatttccaatgcttgcctatcagaatgcatgaaatatcacaagaggttaggctgaagataaataaaaggaagacaaagataatgagaacggagtatgcaatggaagataaaatatcattaggAGGggaagggttaatgaggtagaatcattcaagtatttaagaactatgatctccaatacatggtctttataattggagtttagtgaacgtttgaaagaagcaaatcagacaattgctaggttgagttaaatttggaaatcaaatatcctgaaattatatataaaaataagactatatatcagttcagtgagatcgatgttactccatgacaatgaaacaatagattgagtagatttgagaacaaatccctcaataggatattgggagttaaatgacaggacaggattagaaataagactataagagagattactcaagtgccataagtgGACGAGATCAAGataagtggtagatggagatggtttagacgtgctcttcgcactccccatgagaaattagtttaccaaacgttcagctgggcttcacggGGCAATAGAAGATGCGGGGGACCCAGGGCTGCATGGattagaactatgaagcgcgaagtaaggagatgatgatgatgatacatttatgtgtaatatatatatatatatatatatatctatatatctatatatatatatatatatatacatatatatatatatatatatatgcatgtatatatatatatatatatatatgcatgtatatatatatatatatatatatgtgtgtgtgtacatatatgtaaatgtatgttagagaattagatagttaAATTCACAGAGTATGTTTAGGAAAAGGTTCATTAAAATAAGTTGTATCAAATAGTGCCGAGGTTGGACAACTGTTATGGAGCGAGTGGGAACATGTTAGTGTTAGTATTATTTTAGTAATTCTAAAAGAGGTTTTCCCTAGACACAGGTGTCTTCATTACACTTAACAATTGTATCAAATATGTGACATGCTTATCTGTGTGCCAAATGACACAAAAAAGTCCTCTATAGTTCTAGTGGCAAATTCCTGTTAAGTGTCAATCAAGATTTTACGCGTTGTTTCATTGCATTAAGAGTATCGTCTGGATTTCTCACTTTAAAGATATTTTTGGTGTATTAgaaagtaatggagagagagagagagagagagagagagagagagagagagagagagagagatagagggaggaATTctgtgtctcaaagactttttagtccatcactCTTGGGTAGAGCTCATTAATTTAAACGTTTACAGAATTTTAAGAAGCTCGTCTAATGTATTCTTGGATTCATTTACCGTGTTGCTATTTAATGCATCAACCGGAATTTTACTCCATGAATTTGCTACGTTGTATGTAATGAAATTACCACATCCAGTTGTTCTGTATCTTTTAATTCCAGTTTATAACCGTTACCTTTGGACTGATTTGTGTGAAGAGagtgttgtagtctacatttgtgtatagagagagagagagagagagagagagagagagagagagagagatatgaactctGGAAATGAAGAATGATGTAGCAGATTACCTCGCAAGCTAATAAAGTCTATTGCACTTGTTCGACTTCGTGCCTGATCTCCTGACGCCTATTTCTTCGAAGTATTTAAGTATAATTCTCATCTTTGGTCTTGTTACGAATGTCCCCttaattattactctctctctctctctctctctctctctctctctctctctctctcttatttgtaagCGCTACCTTACATCTTATGTAAGAATGCTGGTATCAAAAAGTTAAATGTTTCCAATCTGTCCGGATCTTATTTTCTAAGTACGAATCATATGAAAAGACGTTAGCTGTGTTTACCTTATACACCAAACTGGTATGACATAATATCGTCTCCTAACTTctcactaaagaaaaaaataatattttctaattcttcgtgagattttttttttcctttatataggTACGtcatatttgtttaaatttttgacAAATTCTTAAAATACCAATATTCAAATCACATAAAAAAcgattcctggaaaaaaaaaaaacggaagtcaATGTCCATAAACAGACttcttctgttttatttatttatatttattacgaTAAGATTTTCAACAATGAGGCAATCGTGGTTGGATAGAGGTAAGAGTTTGAAGAATATCTACGTCTTTTcccgtacgaatatatatatatatatatatatatatatatttgtatatataaattatatatatatatatatgtatgtatatatacgtatatgtatatatatatatatatatatatgtgtgtgtgtgtgtgtgtatatatatatatatatatacatatatatatataatatatacatatatatatatattatatatatatataacatttttattattattattagccaagctgcaaccctagtctgaaaagcgagatgctacaagcccgagggctccaatatggaaaaaggaaataaggagaaaaataaatgatgagaataagttaacaataaatcattcaaaaaactgtaacaacgtcaatacagatatgtcctatataaactattagcaacgtcaaaaacagatatgacatatataaactataaaaagactcatgtcagcctggtcaacataaaccctttgctccaactttgaacttttgaagttctaccgattcaactacccgattaggaagatcattcacaacttggtaacagcaggtaTAAATcttatagagtactgtgtagtattgagcctcatgattgagaaggcctggctattagaattaactgcctgcctagtactacgaacaggataaaaattttcctgggagatctgaatgtaaaggatggtcagagttatgaaaaatcttatgcaacatgcacaatgaactaatggaacgacggtgccaaagattaatatttagatcaagaataagaaatttaacagaccttaagtttctgtccaacaaattaaaatgagaatcagcagctgaacaccagacaggagaacaatactcaaataaggtagaatgatagaattaaaacactttttcaagatagattgatcaccaaaaatcttgaaagactttctcaataagccaatattttttgcaattgaagaagacacagacctattgtgtttctcaaaagtaaattggctgtcgagattaacacctaaaattctaaaacagtcatacaaatttgaatttTGTGTTTTGAAAAGAACCTAGAGTTACACTAGGAACAGAATAATATatcaaagacacatacacacacacacacacacacacatatatatatatatatatatatatgcttcagtgaatctgtataatcagggaatatatatattctctgatattttcaaggaatgtgcataatgtctgattcactcacaggatatgtatattccctgaaatttttagtgaatatacatattccctgattattcggccttattattatacaaattccctgaatcgtgtttggtatgaaagaacaatgaaataaatagctgaaacgataaacaaagccttgttttcacaatgtaaacttgtatggtatggtagaataatggaataaatcactaaaaacagtaatacacttctgtaatattttatttatcacataaaacacttggatgtaacaaaatttattatgaacggaaaataaaacttgtctgtcacaaaatactcatttaaaataaaactagtaaaaaaaaaataaggatcgtTCTAATATATAGAACGAAGCCCtgttttcacaatgcaaacttgcatGGCATCGTGAGTTGCATTTAACTTTCAGCTTAAAAACATTTACATCGATTTGTTTGACGACGTTTTGAACCAGCATAGTTGCATTTGGCGAAACCTTGACCACCTGACTTCGACTCTTGCTACACAGCAGTTCGAAGCGAAACAATCCTATCGGTTGTCACATGGTCCTTTGAATACAGTTCATACGTACATAAATCCAACTTATTCCTTGTTCCCGACGTTTCCGCGGTCCATAATACGACGACTTCGTTTAACCATACGTTCAGCTTGTGAAAGCTATGCTTTGCACGCACGATTTTGCTGAGAGGTAATATTCTTTTGACGAACGGAGAGTGGTGATgttggttcgacagcaggtggttcagcagtaccTGTTTCGACAGCAGATGGTTCGGCAGtaacttgttcgacagcaggtggttcgacagctgcagagagagagagagagagagagagagagagagagagtgagagagagagaaacattacattcactacaatccacataataacataaaaatacagtGTATTGAGGGAAATTTGTTATCCGTTCGACAATAAGGATACCCTACTGACTAATCTCTAATCACAGTCATACACAATACTCCCAGTGCAGTgacttgttcgacagcaggtggtacagcagtaacttgttcgacagcaggtggttcagcagtaactggttcgacagcaggtggttcagtaGTAACTGGTTCGATAGCAGGTGGTTCATCTGAAGTTGTTTCTTCCGTAATTACTGCCAGTAAATCGTCCTCACTTTGGAGACGGTGAATTACATCATGTGGAAGAGCTGAAGTTGTCAGTCCTACTTTTGCATCGGATCCAAACAATGCAGCAAATGGTGACCTTCTAATGCCAGAATGGTAGCTAGAGTTTTTTGAAACTGCACAAATTTTAAGCCAACTGTCCAGTCTGTTGTATTATTATCACTCAACCAGGCTAccaacatatctttaatatcacagtttgctcgttcaactgacccctggctctgaggatgtctaggttttccatgaaccattacgagatcaggccaaagcagtttaaggtctgtaataacacaagcagtaaactccgatccgttgtcactttgtagaatttccggtgcaccaagtaaaagaaaaatatccaacagctgataCGCAACTTCTGCAGTACGTTTTGATGTGAGAAGTCTCAATACACAGAACTTTGTAAGATGATCTTGGTAGACCATTATCCACTTATAGTTGCCTTGCTTCATCgcctgcatgtctacaaggtcaacttGTGATCTGGAGCCAAAGATCTTTGTCAGAATAGGTCGAACAACAGTCCCTTTGGTTGTTGGTCGCTTACGTTTACGTTGATAGTCGATGCACagtgatttgtaaatagatattgcatcatgggtaatgttggtatactttttagataattcctttaccatTTTATCGCGCCCTCCGTGGCCAGTCGGAATATGAACACACTTAATAATGTCGAATGTATCCTCCAAtgtagcaaaatagataggatcttcattggcagtccGTCTTCTAATCGACTTGAGAACATCACCACACTTGAGGATCTCATACTTCTTCAGAAGGTAGTATCCATGAGGCATCTTTTTGCCTGACTTTTcaattgctgtcagttctgaaataatttcattatactgttcttttggaagcaagacagatttctttccttcacttctttggaataattcttcccgGAAATGTGCTTCTAAATCACGCTCAGTTGGATTTGCCATGGTATTAACAGTAGGAAGGATGGCGTATGACTGGTGAGTTAAACTTTGCCTGACCCTGTAGTgttgagggggaagggggggggggggatggcttaTAGCACCGGTGTTGGAAGGTGGTATTTAGATGGACTCCTACCATGGTTTGTTAGTTCAGtggtttacattgtgtttacattcaagtttacattgtAAAAAAAAGGCTTTGTTTAtcatttcagctatttatttcatttttctttcataccaaacacgattcagggaatctgtataataataagaccGAATAATCagtgaatatgtatattcactaaaaatttcagagaatatacatatcctctgagtgaatcagacatatatatatatatatatatatatatatatatgaacgtatatatattttacatatatcaaGTACGTGCCGTTAGTCATTTGTGACCGCTATGTACTAAACTACCATAAAAATCAGTTTATAAAAGCAAGAGAATATTTAAGAATTTACTTGCTGATAATTTAATAAGCCTATTTGTACGGAAAATCCattcttttaccttttttcaaataaaaatatctcAATTTTCAGAAAAATTCAGAGTAGAGTCTTGTTGTTCCAATTTTTAAGTCTTTCCTTTTGAATAATTCAATGGATATTTAAAGAAGTGACGAAAGTCTATGGTATATGATTCTGTTCCTAGTGTATCTCTTGGTTATTTTCAAAGCACAAAATTACCGGTCAAAATAAACAGTCCTAGCAGGAACTGCCcttataatttttgtttctttttgttgttttaacTCTTTACTGTATAATCAGGTTTTGGatcttccatttttttataatcCGTATTTTCTCCGAAATCTATTTGTGAA
This DNA window, taken from Palaemon carinicauda isolate YSFRI2023 chromosome 10, ASM3689809v2, whole genome shotgun sequence, encodes the following:
- the LOC137648120 gene encoding KRAB-A domain-containing protein 2-like; its protein translation is MANPTERDLEAHFREELFQRSEGKKSVLLPKEQYNEIISELTAIEKSGKKMPHGYYLLKKYEILKCGDVLKSIRRRTANEDPIYFATLEDTFDIIKCVHIPTGHGGRDKMVKELSKKYTNITHDAISIYKSLCIDYQRKRKRPTTKGTVVRPILTKIFGSRSQVDLVDMQAMKQGNYKWIMVYQDHLTKFCVLRLLTSKRTAEVAYQLRSPFAALFGSDAKVGLTTSALPHDVIHRLQSEDDLLAVITEETTSDEPPAIEPVTTEPPAVEPVTAEPPAVEQVTAVPPAVEQVTALGVLCMTVIRD